A window of the Branchiostoma floridae strain S238N-H82 chromosome 12, Bfl_VNyyK, whole genome shotgun sequence genome harbors these coding sequences:
- the LOC118427596 gene encoding coiled-coil domain-containing protein 127-like: MTRMRENDLNRPGAAGNIPGEPDGWSWLLGFVIPAVVPPLVAWIVHRTDEKEKQKLEKEHQHETLKAKIQMDHLEQESGTVRDKLTSVQEENSKLRAKLASHHEVKERDQHYISKLEEENQTLKQDYKKQQEQIYQLAQRLSDAYVETNVSKEPESPKEARMGPFGFTLKDSQAYKQKEREIRAKEEYLTKLEKQLRERQDMKCSYWNPMKSSWHREHLERQMLGEADTSVHARGLRVPAALREIFKYDDYCAQRPEDHGRLMWTFWRQWKMEVEREKYKLLAERLAQDPRKN, from the exons ATGACACGTATGCGGGAGAACGACCTGAACCGTCCCGGGGCGGCAGGGAACATACCGGGGGAGCCAGACGGCTGGAGCTGGCTGCTGGGCTTCGTTATACCGGCCGTGGTGCCGCCGCTTGTCG CTTGGATTGTCCACAGGACTGATGAAAAGGAGAAACAAAAGTTGGAGAAAGAACACCAACATGAAACCTTGAAAGCCAAGATACAGATGGACCATCTTGAGCAAGAAAGTGGCACTGTTCGTGACAAACTGACAAGCGTGCAAGAAGAAAACTCTAAGCTGCGTGCAAAGCTGGCAAGTCATCACGAAGTCAAGGAAAGGGATCAACACTACATCTCAAAGCTGGAAGAAGAAAACCAAACCCTCAAGCAAGACTACAAGAAACAGCAAGAGCAAATATACCAGCTTGCACAAAGGCTTAGCGATGCATATGTAGAAACAAATGTTTCGAAGGAACCGGAAAGTCCGAAGGAAGCCAGAATGGGACCCTTTGGTTTCACTTTGAAGGACTCGCAGGCGTACAAACAGAAGGAACGAGAGATCCGTGCAAAGGAGGAATACCTTACCAAGCTAGAGAAGCAGCTACGAGAGAGACAAGACATGAAGTGTAGTTACTGGAACCCCATGAAGAGCAGCTGGCATCGGGAGCACCTAGAGCGACAGATGTTGGGAGAGGCGGACACCAGCGTCCACGCTCGCGGTCTCCGCGTTCCGGCAGCTCTGCGCGAGATCTTCAAGTACGACGACTACTGCGCACAGAGACCAGAGGATCATGGGAGACTAATGTGGACATTTTGGAGGCAGTGGAAGATGGAGGTAGAGAGGGAGAAGTATAAACTGTTGGCTGAGAGATTGGCTCAGGATCCACGCAAGAATTAA